The Sphaerospermopsis torques-reginae ITEP-024 genome has a window encoding:
- a CDS encoding class I fructose-bisphosphate aldolase — MTTTLLQTNSLESLLGKEAEDLLTYKAKVSSDLLHLPGADFIDRVWINSDRSPRVVRNLQQIYSTGRLANTGYLSILPVDQGIEHSAGSAFAPNPIYFDPENIVKLAIEAGCNAVATTLGVLGSVSRKYVHKIPFIAKINHNQLLTYPNQFDQIMFADVWQAWHLGATAVGATIYFGSPESDRQIQEVSQAFKHAHELGMATVLWCYLRNSNFQQDQDYHLAADLTGQANHLGVTIEADIIKQKLPECNHGYEAIAKATGKSYGKIDERVYTELTTKHPIDLTRYQVLNCYAGRVGLINSGGTSGKNDFAEAVRTAVINKRAGGTGLISGRKTFQRPFEEGVRLFHAIQDVYLSHQVTIA, encoded by the coding sequence ATGACTACAACCTTATTACAAACCAATTCCTTGGAATCATTGCTAGGTAAAGAAGCAGAAGATTTGCTAACATATAAAGCCAAGGTTTCTTCAGATTTGCTGCATTTACCAGGAGCAGATTTTATAGATCGAGTGTGGATTAATAGCGATCGCTCTCCCCGTGTGGTACGAAATTTACAACAAATCTATTCTACCGGACGTTTAGCCAATACAGGCTATCTTTCTATCCTCCCTGTAGACCAAGGTATTGAACACTCAGCCGGGTCCGCTTTTGCACCTAATCCAATTTATTTTGATCCCGAAAATATTGTGAAATTAGCAATAGAAGCAGGTTGTAATGCTGTGGCTACAACTTTAGGTGTATTAGGCAGTGTGTCCCGCAAATATGTCCATAAAATCCCCTTTATTGCCAAAATAAATCATAATCAATTGTTGACTTATCCCAATCAATTTGACCAAATTATGTTTGCAGATGTTTGGCAAGCTTGGCATTTGGGAGCAACCGCAGTCGGAGCAACAATTTATTTTGGTTCACCAGAGTCTGATAGACAAATTCAAGAAGTAAGTCAAGCTTTTAAACACGCCCATGAATTGGGTATGGCAACTGTGCTTTGGTGTTATTTGCGAAATAGCAATTTTCAACAAGATCAAGATTATCACCTAGCTGCTGATTTAACTGGACAAGCAAATCATTTGGGTGTCACCATTGAAGCAGATATCATTAAACAAAAATTACCAGAATGCAATCATGGTTATGAAGCAATTGCTAAAGCTACAGGTAAAAGTTACGGTAAAATTGATGAGCGAGTTTACACAGAATTAACCACAAAACACCCCATAGATTTAACTCGTTATCAAGTATTAAATTGTTATGCTGGCAGGGTAGGATTAATTAATTCTGGAGGTACTTCTGGTAAAAATGATTTTGCTGAAGCGGTACGAACTGCTGTAATTAATAAACGTGCTGGTGGTACAGGATTAATTTCTGGCAGAAAGACTTTTCAGCGTCCGTTTGAGGAAGGGGTGCGCTTGTTTCACGCTATTCAAGATGTTTATTTATCACATCAGGTAACTATAGCTTGA
- a CDS encoding CopG family transcriptional regulator, producing the protein MIMTNKKWAVKRITVNLATQEAEKLEKYCQQTGRPATDVIRELIRSLPLSEDSKSNV; encoded by the coding sequence ATGATAATGACTAATAAAAAATGGGCTGTTAAACGCATAACCGTCAACCTAGCAACTCAGGAAGCGGAAAAATTAGAAAAATATTGTCAACAGACTGGTAGACCCGCTACTGATGTGATTCGTGAGTTGATTAGAAGTTTACCTCTTTCTGAAGATAGTAAGAGTAATGTTTAA
- a CDS encoding tetratricopeptide repeat protein — protein MTITVEELFDTGLQRYKDGESAATLIPVFKEVCDRSPRASSAWICLSWLYLLEGKAQLAYKAASKAVKINPQDPQGRINLAVAMLETGQKGLREHIDIAKQLIFVNQEWEEEVKNSIEDGLTRKLDWQSLAKVKKWLFEE, from the coding sequence ATGACGATTACAGTTGAAGAATTATTTGATACAGGTTTACAACGCTACAAAGACGGTGAATCAGCAGCAACCCTCATCCCTGTATTTAAAGAAGTATGCGATCGCTCTCCTAGAGCTAGTTCAGCTTGGATTTGCTTATCTTGGTTATATCTTCTAGAAGGTAAAGCACAGTTAGCCTATAAAGCTGCCAGCAAAGCCGTAAAAATTAATCCCCAAGATCCACAAGGTCGAATTAATCTCGCTGTAGCCATGTTAGAAACCGGTCAGAAAGGTTTGCGAGAACATATCGACATAGCAAAACAATTGATTTTTGTCAATCAAGAATGGGAAGAAGAAGTAAAAAACAGCATTGAAGACGGTTTAACTAGAAAACTCGATTGGCAAAGTTTGGCTAAAGTCAAAAAATGGCTGTTTGAAGAATAA
- the cobQ gene encoding cobyric acid synthase CobQ: protein MKSIMVVGTTSHAGKSLITTAICRILSRRGWRVAPFKGQNMALNAYVTANGGEIGYAQAVQAWSAGVTPLVEMNPILLKPQGDMTSQVILKGKAVGQVSARDYYEQYFELGWRTIQESLKQLETEFDLLVCEGAGSPAEINLKHRDLTNMRVAKYLNAPTLLVVDIDRGGAFAHVIGTLELLEPDERALVKGVVINKFRGQLSILEPGIKWLEERTGIPVVGVIPYLEQVFPAEDSLDLLERKSYKSQAELNIAVIRLPRIANFTDFDPLESEPTVSVKYLSHKQNLGHPDAVIIPGTKTTIADLMLLQKSGMAEAIQNYAASGGTVLGICGGFQMLGQMVADPEGVEGQAGRYPGLNLLPMKTVITGQKIARQRQVTSNYPQLGLPVNGFEIHQGRSRIEQPTDKTVCQPLFDDVNLGLVDNCQSVWGTYLHGLFDNGPWRRAWLNRLRQQRGLKSLPTGVANYRDQREQILDSLATEVETHLDLTPFL from the coding sequence ATGAAATCAATTATGGTAGTGGGAACAACATCCCACGCAGGGAAATCACTGATAACCACAGCTATTTGCCGCATTCTCTCACGGCGAGGCTGGCGAGTGGCTCCCTTTAAAGGTCAAAATATGGCTTTAAATGCTTATGTCACCGCCAATGGCGGAGAAATAGGCTACGCTCAAGCAGTGCAAGCTTGGTCTGCGGGAGTAACGCCTTTAGTGGAAATGAACCCCATTTTACTCAAACCCCAAGGGGATATGACTTCTCAAGTCATTCTTAAAGGTAAAGCGGTAGGTCAAGTTAGTGCTAGGGATTATTACGAGCAATATTTTGAACTCGGTTGGCGCACAATTCAGGAATCCCTAAAACAGCTAGAGACAGAATTTGATTTACTCGTTTGTGAGGGTGCGGGAAGTCCAGCAGAAATTAACCTCAAGCACCGCGATTTAACTAACATGAGGGTGGCAAAATATTTAAATGCACCGACTCTGTTAGTAGTTGATATTGACCGGGGAGGAGCTTTTGCTCATGTAATAGGAACATTAGAGTTATTAGAACCTGATGAACGAGCATTGGTGAAAGGGGTAGTAATTAATAAATTCCGAGGACAGCTTTCCATCCTTGAACCTGGAATTAAATGGTTAGAAGAACGGACTGGTATTCCCGTGGTTGGTGTCATACCTTATCTAGAACAGGTATTTCCAGCAGAAGATTCACTGGACTTGTTAGAGAGAAAATCTTATAAAAGTCAAGCTGAATTAAATATTGCTGTTATCCGCTTACCCAGAATTGCCAATTTTACCGACTTTGATCCATTGGAATCAGAACCAACAGTATCAGTAAAATACCTGAGTCATAAGCAAAATTTAGGACACCCTGATGCAGTAATTATTCCAGGGACAAAAACCACAATTGCCGACTTAATGCTATTACAAAAAAGTGGCATGGCGGAAGCAATTCAAAATTATGCTGCTTCTGGGGGAACGGTTTTAGGCATCTGTGGTGGTTTCCAAATGTTAGGACAAATGGTAGCTGACCCAGAAGGAGTAGAGGGGCAAGCCGGCAGATATCCAGGGTTAAATTTATTACCCATGAAAACTGTGATTACAGGACAGAAAATAGCCCGTCAGCGTCAGGTGACTTCTAATTATCCCCAGTTGGGTTTACCGGTGAATGGGTTTGAAATTCATCAAGGGCGATCGCGCATAGAACAACCAACAGATAAAACCGTATGTCAACCTTTATTTGACGATGTTAATTTAGGCTTAGTTGATAATTGTCAATCTGTTTGGGGTACTTATTTACATGGGCTTTTTGATAACGGTCCTTGGAGACGTGCATGGTTAAATCGTTTACGTCAACAAAGAGGTTTAAAATCTTTACCCACAGGTGTTGCTAATTATCGGGATCAGCGAGAACAGATTTTAGATTCTTTAGCTACCGAAGTAGAAACTCATTTAGATTTAACGCCTTTTTTGTAA
- a CDS encoding 2Fe-2S iron-sulfur cluster-binding protein, protein MTMKIRFLPDNVTVKAEVGEPLLDVADRAGVSIPTGCLMGTCHACTVELDDGEVIRACLTPVPPDKEELTIHLFSDPTW, encoded by the coding sequence ATGACTATGAAGATCCGTTTTCTACCAGACAATGTTACCGTCAAGGCTGAAGTTGGAGAACCTTTATTAGATGTAGCAGATAGGGCAGGGGTATCAATTCCTACTGGTTGTTTAATGGGAACTTGTCACGCTTGCACTGTGGAATTAGATGACGGGGAAGTGATCCGCGCTTGTTTAACTCCTGTTCCTCCTGACAAAGAGGAATTAACCATACATCTTTTTAGTGATCCAACTTGGTAA
- the thyD gene encoding thylakoid membrane protein ThyD gives MKVAITGATGFVGSRLVKRLQDEGNRVLVLSRNTNSAHQVFPSEAFPNVEIRAYTPGVSGAWQDAVAGCDGVVNLAGEPIAEERWTPERKQAILNSRKLGTQKVVEAIATANPKPSVLVNASAIGYYGTSETASFEENSPSGQDFLAQVCQEWEAEARKVTDAGVRLVILRFGIVLGHGGALGKMITPFKLFAGGPIGSGRQWFSWIHIDDIVNLIIQALTQPKMQGVYNATAPNPVRMSELSNTMGQVMNRPSWLPVPGFALEALLGDGAVVVLEGQKVLPQRTQASGFSYQYPNLQLALTQILK, from the coding sequence ATGAAAGTAGCAATCACGGGAGCAACAGGTTTTGTCGGTAGTCGTTTAGTAAAACGTCTACAGGATGAAGGTAATAGAGTATTGGTGTTAAGTCGAAATACCAATTCTGCCCATCAGGTTTTTCCTTCTGAAGCTTTCCCCAATGTAGAAATTAGGGCTTATACACCAGGTGTATCTGGTGCTTGGCAAGATGCAGTGGCTGGTTGTGATGGTGTGGTAAATTTGGCAGGAGAACCCATTGCTGAGGAACGTTGGACACCAGAACGTAAGCAAGCTATTCTCAACAGCCGCAAACTCGGTACACAAAAAGTTGTGGAAGCTATAGCTACGGCTAACCCTAAACCATCGGTATTGGTCAACGCTTCGGCTATTGGTTATTATGGAACTAGCGAAACCGCCAGTTTTGAAGAAAATAGTCCTTCAGGTCAAGATTTTTTAGCTCAAGTTTGTCAAGAGTGGGAAGCGGAAGCACGAAAGGTAACTGACGCTGGTGTGCGTTTGGTAATTTTGCGCTTTGGCATTGTTTTAGGTCACGGTGGCGCTTTAGGGAAAATGATTACTCCCTTCAAACTATTTGCAGGTGGTCCCATTGGTAGCGGTCGTCAGTGGTTTTCGTGGATTCACATAGACGATATTGTGAACTTAATTATCCAAGCTTTAACCCAGCCCAAAATGCAAGGTGTATACAATGCCACTGCTCCCAATCCTGTGCGGATGAGCGAGTTAAGTAATACAATGGGACAGGTGATGAATCGTCCTTCTTGGTTGCCTGTTCCTGGTTTTGCTTTAGAAGCTCTTTTGGGTGATGGGGCGGTTGTGGTTTTAGAAGGACAAAAGGTTTTACCTCAACGCACTCAAGCATCAGGTTTTAGCTATCAATATCCTAATTTGCAGTTAGCATTGACGCAAATTTTGAAATAA
- a CDS encoding iron-sulfur cluster assembly accessory protein — translation MTQATQTQERGIMLSEAALRQVKSLQAKQGQDLCLRVGVRQGGCSGMSYMMDFEDISKITPQDDVFDYDGFKIVCDRKSLLYLYGLMLDYSDAMIGGGFQFTNPNASQTCGCGKSFGV, via the coding sequence ATGACACAAGCAACCCAAACTCAAGAACGCGGTATTATGCTCAGTGAAGCAGCATTGCGTCAAGTAAAATCTCTCCAAGCTAAACAAGGTCAAGATTTATGTTTACGGGTTGGAGTTCGTCAAGGTGGTTGTTCTGGGATGTCTTACATGATGGATTTTGAGGATATCAGCAAGATCACTCCCCAGGATGACGTTTTTGATTATGACGGCTTTAAAATTGTTTGCGATCGCAAGAGTTTATTATATCTCTATGGTTTGATGCTCGATTACAGTGATGCCATGATTGGTGGTGGTTTTCAATTTACCAACCCCAACGCTTCCCAAACTTGCGGTTGTGGTAAATCCTTCGGAGTGTAA
- a CDS encoding DUF433 domain-containing protein: MKNLYGEVDPRYIPAYSISDAAKYLRIPAGTIRSWIAPISNGSQFSKQLIVTQDIKPKLLSFINLVEIHVLRAIRKHHQMQRDKVRIALDELEAQFQVSHPLAHEKFQSHGVDLFIEKYSSLINNASEYWRTYLKNAFNTHFQRIEFDKNGLAIKLFPFTYSQEEDNPRIVVIDPRIAFGRLVIADTGIPTTVLAERLKAGESIEDLAFDYKCDRLKIEEAIRCELPVVA; the protein is encoded by the coding sequence ATGAAAAACCTTTATGGAGAAGTTGATCCTAGATATATTCCTGCCTATTCTATTAGCGATGCAGCTAAATACCTACGTATACCAGCAGGTACTATTCGATCTTGGATAGCACCAATATCAAATGGTTCTCAATTCTCCAAACAACTAATTGTAACTCAAGATATTAAACCAAAACTCCTTTCATTTATCAACCTCGTTGAAATTCATGTTCTTAGAGCTATTCGTAAACACCACCAAATGCAACGCGATAAAGTAAGAATTGCTCTTGATGAACTTGAGGCTCAGTTTCAAGTATCACACCCGTTAGCTCATGAAAAATTCCAATCTCATGGAGTTGACTTATTTATAGAAAAATATAGTTCTCTGATTAATAATGCCTCAGAATATTGGCGAACATATTTGAAAAATGCTTTTAATACTCATTTTCAACGCATTGAGTTTGACAAGAATGGACTTGCTATTAAACTTTTTCCATTTACTTATTCTCAAGAAGAAGATAACCCACGCATTGTTGTCATTGATCCCAGAATTGCTTTTGGTCGTCTTGTAATTGCTGACACAGGAATACCTACTACGGTTTTAGCTGAACGATTAAAGGCTGGTGAATCAATTGAGGATCTTGCCTTTGATTATAAGTGCGATCGCCTGAAAATTGAAGAAGCTATTCGCTGTGAATTACCTGTTGTTGCATGA
- a CDS encoding Npun_F0494 family protein: MRTINSPNIKPFVYTQKTLLRAERSLICSPFYLSLWKAMQSQSIALGAIATENGFKQGYSKRPLSELACDNALGWLIEVGILRREVDGQGITDGFRLTPLGYQLVEKFLDTDLPSPSWGDRLNDAITRWFRLPF, from the coding sequence ATGCGTACAATAAATTCCCCAAACATTAAACCTTTTGTATATACTCAGAAAACACTCCTAAGAGCCGAGCGATCGCTGATCTGTTCACCCTTCTATCTGAGTTTATGGAAAGCTATGCAAAGCCAAAGTATTGCCTTGGGTGCGATCGCTACAGAAAATGGCTTTAAGCAAGGTTATAGCAAACGCCCCTTATCAGAATTAGCCTGTGATAACGCTTTAGGTTGGTTAATCGAAGTGGGGATACTACGCAGAGAAGTCGATGGCCAGGGAATAACCGACGGTTTTCGCCTCACACCCCTGGGTTATCAGTTGGTAGAAAAATTCTTGGATACAGACTTACCTAGTCCATCATGGGGCGATCGCTTAAATGATGCCATTACTCGTTGGTTTCGACTACCTTTTTAG
- a CDS encoding DUF6930 domain-containing protein → MTSFNRSTSRRLKKLTQIPSIWEGDRRPLSSPVSSRDSQESQGECILWVDGSQGIVRGMDMVSPDLGPEAIVRTLMRAMEHPHSPAKPARPQRIVVKDREIQFYLRGVLQDLDIAIDYAPELPLIDELFRSFADIVDSQIPNLPPQYAKILNEKAFAVWEAAPWDFLEEQQILSIEINKWDVGTLYVSVMGMLGMEYGVLLYRSEESLKRFRADILEDEESEQGLEAAFLKQDCLFLTFDQVDEDEDEDLADLPLSEIEPTFGNIHPLEGLRSILYEEEALVVFVALESFIRFIRDYRHKLYEEDFPPINRRYRISLPHPDETTKSVSVTVSTMPELAAELEEMAGFDLSNEDELDEWDEDTEVRTLRDDLIPEDSFLSLGVISWEMLNSLRQEVNYHAGQEIQPVGDGLPVILIQTSRPKAKTVIENIQAAGGLKAICFNPGANPLDGERYDLGLLQTENGDLFLFGEFSEDDPTHVEAKKKWNQRCQQTNGYCGLIIAKGLTGAARGNPGLKDMMALFEARSLSAQDLGIGTLQLMPQLEFE, encoded by the coding sequence ATGACAAGTTTTAATCGCTCTACCAGTCGTCGGTTGAAGAAATTAACCCAAATTCCTTCTATATGGGAGGGCGATCGCCGTCCGTTGTCATCACCAGTGTCATCCAGAGATTCCCAAGAGTCCCAAGGGGAATGTATCCTTTGGGTGGATGGCTCTCAAGGTATTGTTAGAGGTATGGATATGGTATCTCCCGACCTTGGACCAGAAGCAATAGTTCGCACCTTAATGCGAGCAATGGAGCATCCCCACAGTCCCGCTAAACCTGCTCGACCTCAAAGAATTGTGGTCAAAGACAGGGAAATTCAATTTTACCTGCGGGGAGTTTTGCAAGATTTGGATATTGCTATTGACTACGCACCAGAATTACCTTTAATTGATGAACTATTTCGCTCTTTTGCGGATATAGTTGATAGTCAAATTCCTAATTTACCTCCACAATATGCAAAAATTCTGAATGAAAAGGCTTTTGCAGTTTGGGAAGCAGCACCTTGGGATTTTCTGGAAGAACAGCAAATCTTGTCTATAGAAATAAATAAATGGGATGTGGGGACACTCTATGTCTCAGTCATGGGAATGCTGGGGATGGAGTATGGTGTTTTGTTATATCGTTCAGAAGAATCTCTCAAGCGGTTCCGTGCAGATATTTTAGAAGATGAAGAATCAGAGCAAGGTTTAGAAGCAGCTTTCTTAAAGCAAGATTGCTTATTTCTCACCTTTGATCAAGTGGATGAAGATGAAGATGAAGATTTAGCGGATTTACCCCTATCGGAAATTGAACCTACTTTTGGTAATATTCACCCCTTAGAAGGATTACGCTCGATTTTATATGAGGAAGAAGCACTTGTAGTATTTGTGGCACTAGAAAGTTTTATCCGTTTTATCCGTGATTATCGTCATAAATTATACGAAGAAGACTTCCCCCCCATCAATCGACGCTATCGCATTTCTCTGCCCCATCCCGATGAAACAACTAAATCAGTTTCTGTCACTGTTTCGACTATGCCAGAATTGGCAGCAGAGTTAGAGGAAATGGCAGGGTTTGATCTTTCAAATGAAGATGAGTTGGATGAGTGGGATGAGGATACCGAGGTTCGCACATTGCGGGATGATTTGATCCCAGAAGATTCATTTTTGAGTTTAGGAGTAATTTCTTGGGAGATGTTAAATTCTCTACGTCAGGAAGTGAATTATCATGCAGGACAAGAAATTCAACCAGTCGGTGATGGCTTACCCGTGATTTTAATTCAAACTTCCCGCCCCAAAGCTAAAACGGTGATTGAAAATATTCAAGCTGCTGGAGGATTGAAAGCTATATGCTTTAATCCAGGTGCTAATCCCTTAGACGGTGAACGATATGATTTAGGTTTGTTACAAACAGAAAATGGGGATCTGTTCCTGTTTGGGGAATTTTCAGAGGATGATCCCACTCACGTTGAAGCCAAGAAAAAATGGAATCAGCGGTGTCAGCAAACTAATGGATATTGCGGTTTGATCATTGCTAAGGGATTGACAGGTGCTGCTCGTGGTAATCCAGGGTTAAAAGATATGATGGCTTTGTTTGAAGCGCGATCGCTCTCTGCTCAAGATTTAGGTATTGGTACTCTCCAACTTATGCCCCAACTGGAATTTGAATAA
- a CDS encoding SRPBCC family protein translates to MADWLEHSVQVEVEAPIELVWGLWSDLEQMPNWMKWIDSVKISPDDPEISLWKLSTGGLEFTWKSRILKTISHQIIQWESVDGLPNQGAIRFYDRHAGGSIVKMTISYAIPGFLGKLMDNLFLGKVVESTIQADLERFREYALNAKGDG, encoded by the coding sequence ATGGCTGACTGGTTAGAACATAGCGTACAGGTAGAAGTAGAAGCTCCCATAGAATTAGTATGGGGGTTGTGGTCTGATTTAGAACAAATGCCGAACTGGATGAAATGGATTGATTCGGTGAAAATTTCCCCCGATGATCCAGAAATTTCTTTATGGAAATTAAGTACAGGGGGTTTAGAATTTACCTGGAAATCTCGGATTCTTAAAACTATTTCTCATCAAATTATTCAATGGGAATCTGTGGATGGTTTACCCAATCAAGGGGCAATTCGTTTTTATGATCGCCATGCAGGTGGTAGTATTGTGAAGATGACTATTTCCTATGCTATTCCTGGTTTTTTGGGTAAGTTGATGGATAATTTGTTTTTGGGAAAAGTGGTAGAGTCAACGATTCAAGCGGATTTAGAGAGGTTTAGGGAATACGCTTTGAATGCGAAGGGTGATGGATAG
- a CDS encoding peroxiredoxin translates to MALAVGTDAPAFTTKDTNGNTVSLSDFAGKTVVLYFYPKDDTPGCTKQACSFRDAQPEYQGKDVVVLGVSADDESSHQAFTAKYNLNFPLLADTDQALIKAYDVDGGGYAKRVTYVIDPNGKIIHVDGAVNTTTHASDVLNALGL, encoded by the coding sequence ATGGCACTAGCAGTTGGTACAGATGCACCTGCATTTACCACCAAAGATACAAACGGCAATACAGTATCATTATCCGATTTTGCGGGTAAAACCGTGGTTCTGTATTTTTACCCCAAAGATGACACTCCAGGTTGTACCAAACAAGCTTGTAGTTTCCGGGATGCTCAACCTGAATATCAAGGTAAAGATGTTGTAGTTTTGGGAGTAAGTGCTGATGATGAATCCTCCCATCAAGCATTCACCGCTAAATATAATCTGAATTTCCCCTTATTGGCTGATACTGATCAAGCCTTAATTAAAGCTTACGATGTTGATGGCGGTGGTTATGCCAAGCGCGTTACCTATGTCATCGATCCTAACGGTAAAATCATTCATGTTGATGGTGCTGTTAACACAACTACCCATGCTAGTGATGTTTTAAATGCACTTGGTTTGTAA
- the cobU gene encoding bifunctional adenosylcobinamide kinase/adenosylcobinamide-phosphate guanylyltransferase, with product MSRVILVTGPARSGKSEWAENLAIQSGKQVIYIATAMENPQDQEWQERIEKHKQRRPQDWVTLCVPVELAHTLSNAKSDTCILIDSLGTWVANFLEEDDLSWENTLAELLEVVRLIDADLLFVAEETGWGVVPAYPIGRKFRDRLGSLVRQLGAICETVYLVTGGHVLNLSLLGFPLPPSKS from the coding sequence ATGAGTAGAGTTATTTTAGTAACAGGTCCAGCACGTTCAGGAAAAAGTGAATGGGCAGAAAATTTAGCAATTCAGTCCGGGAAACAGGTTATTTATATAGCAACAGCTATGGAAAATCCCCAGGATCAAGAGTGGCAAGAACGCATTGAAAAACACAAGCAACGTCGTCCACAAGATTGGGTAACTCTGTGTGTACCTGTGGAACTGGCGCACACTCTCAGCAATGCCAAATCTGATACTTGTATTTTGATTGATTCTTTGGGAACTTGGGTAGCTAATTTTTTGGAAGAGGACGATTTAAGCTGGGAAAACACCTTAGCAGAATTGTTAGAAGTAGTACGTTTAATTGATGCTGATTTGCTGTTTGTTGCCGAAGAAACTGGTTGGGGTGTAGTTCCAGCTTATCCTATAGGTCGAAAATTTCGCGATCGCTTAGGTAGTTTAGTCCGTCAGTTAGGTGCAATATGTGAGACGGTTTACTTAGTAACTGGTGGTCATGTTCTGAATCTCAGTCTTCTCGGTTTTCCCTTACCACCAAGCAAATCTTAA
- the zds gene encoding 9,9'-di-cis-zeta-carotene desaturase yields the protein MRVAIVGAGLAGLATAVDLADAGCEVQIFESRPFVGGKVGSWVDGDGNHIEMGLHVFFGCYYNLFELMEKVGAGNNLRLKEHTHTFINKGGRTGALDFRFITGAPFNGLKAFFTTSQLSALDKLQNAIALGTSPIVRGLVDFEGAMKTIRDLDKISFSDWFYSHGGSKGSIKRMWNPIAYALGFIDCDHISARCMLTIFQFFAVRTEASILRMLEGSPHEYLHKPIIEYLEARGTKIYTRRQVREIQFTESNVLGEAETKVTGIVVAQGDTEEVITADAYVCACDVPGIQRVLPQAWRKWSEFDNIYKLDAVPVATVQLRFDGWVTELQDAEKRKQLNHAAGLDNLLYTADADFSCFADLALTSPADYYRPGEGSLLQLVLTPGDPFIKESNEAIAQHVLKQVHELFPSSRELNMTWYSVVKLAQSLYREAPGMDVYRPDQKTPIPNFFLAGSYTQQDYIDSMEGATISGRRAAKVILESVKN from the coding sequence ATGCGTGTTGCAATTGTAGGAGCAGGATTAGCTGGGTTGGCTACTGCGGTAGATTTAGCTGATGCGGGTTGTGAGGTACAAATCTTTGAATCTCGCCCGTTTGTAGGCGGAAAGGTCGGCAGTTGGGTGGATGGCGATGGCAACCACATAGAAATGGGGTTGCATGTATTTTTTGGCTGCTACTACAATCTGTTTGAGTTGATGGAAAAGGTGGGAGCAGGGAATAATTTACGCCTGAAAGAACATACCCACACTTTTATCAATAAAGGAGGACGCACTGGGGCTTTAGATTTTCGTTTTATCACCGGTGCGCCTTTTAATGGCTTAAAGGCATTTTTCACCACTTCCCAACTTTCAGCACTGGATAAACTGCAAAATGCGATCGCTCTGGGAACTAGCCCCATTGTCCGGGGTTTGGTAGACTTTGAAGGCGCAATGAAAACCATCCGCGATTTAGACAAAATCAGTTTTTCTGACTGGTTCTATAGTCACGGAGGTAGTAAAGGCAGCATCAAACGGATGTGGAATCCTATCGCCTACGCTTTAGGCTTTATTGACTGTGATCATATTTCCGCCCGTTGTATGTTGACAATCTTCCAGTTTTTTGCAGTGAGAACAGAAGCGTCTATTTTGCGAATGCTGGAAGGTTCACCCCATGAATATTTACATAAACCAATTATTGAATATTTAGAAGCCAGAGGCACAAAAATCTATACCCGTAGACAGGTGCGGGAAATTCAATTTACTGAATCTAATGTTCTTGGGGAAGCAGAAACCAAGGTGACAGGTATAGTAGTTGCCCAAGGTGATACAGAGGAAGTTATCACGGCTGATGCTTATGTTTGCGCCTGTGATGTACCAGGGATTCAGAGAGTTTTACCCCAAGCATGGCGAAAATGGTCTGAATTTGACAACATTTATAAATTAGATGCTGTACCTGTAGCTACAGTACAGTTAAGGTTTGATGGTTGGGTGACAGAACTACAAGATGCAGAAAAACGGAAACAGTTAAATCATGCTGCGGGGTTGGATAATTTGTTATATACAGCAGATGCTGATTTTTCTTGTTTTGCGGATTTGGCTTTAACCAGTCCCGCAGATTATTATCGTCCTGGGGAGGGTTCATTGTTGCAACTGGTGTTGACACCGGGAGATCCGTTTATTAAAGAAAGCAACGAGGCGATCGCCCAGCACGTTTTAAAACAAGTCCATGAATTATTCCCCTCATCCAGAGAATTAAACATGACTTGGTACAGTGTAGTTAAACTAGCTCAATCTTTATACAGAGAAGCGCCAGGAATGGACGTTTATAGACCGGATCAAAAAACACCAATTCCTAACTTTTTCTTAGCAGGAAGTTACACCCAACAGGATTATATTGACAGTATGGAAGGTGCAACAATTTCTGGACGACGTGCTGCAAAAGTCATTCTAGAAAGTGTGAAGAATTAG